In Streptomyces sp. NBC_01707, a genomic segment contains:
- a CDS encoding amidohydrolase has product MTGQERIVDAHHHVWDLAVRDQEWITGEEMAPLARTFTLADLEPEARAAGVYATVLVQTVTVPEETPEFLALADGNDLVAGVVGWTDLTAPDIADTLAALRELPGGDRLVAIRHQVQGEADPEWLLRPDVRRGLSAVAAAGLVYDLVVQSRQLPAAVSAAALLPELTFVLDHAGKPPIATRSLHPWAADLKALADHPNTVCKLSGLVTEADLRTWTVDDLRPYADTVLDAFGPDRLMFGSDWPVCRLAASYAEVVDTARTLTEDLAEDERAAVFATTAERVYGLR; this is encoded by the coding sequence ATGACCGGCCAGGAACGGATCGTCGACGCCCACCACCACGTATGGGACCTGGCGGTACGCGACCAGGAGTGGATCACCGGGGAGGAAATGGCCCCGCTGGCCCGCACGTTCACCCTCGCCGATCTGGAGCCCGAGGCCCGCGCCGCCGGGGTGTACGCCACCGTCCTCGTCCAGACCGTCACCGTGCCCGAGGAGACTCCCGAGTTCCTCGCCCTCGCCGACGGCAACGACCTCGTCGCGGGAGTCGTCGGCTGGACCGACCTCACCGCGCCCGACATCGCCGACACCCTGGCCGCGCTGCGCGAACTCCCCGGCGGCGACCGGCTCGTCGCCATCCGTCACCAGGTCCAGGGCGAAGCCGACCCCGAGTGGCTGCTGCGCCCCGACGTCCGTCGCGGGCTCTCCGCCGTGGCCGCCGCCGGACTGGTCTACGACCTGGTCGTCCAGTCCCGTCAGCTGCCCGCCGCAGTCTCGGCCGCCGCACTGCTGCCCGAACTCACCTTCGTACTCGACCATGCCGGCAAGCCGCCCATCGCCACCCGGAGCCTGCACCCCTGGGCGGCCGACCTCAAGGCCCTGGCCGACCACCCCAACACCGTCTGCAAACTCTCCGGCCTCGTCACCGAGGCCGACCTGCGGACCTGGACGGTCGACGACCTCCGCCCGTACGCCGACACCGTTCTCGACGCGTTCGGGCCCGACCGGCTGATGTTCGGCTCCGACTGGCCGGTCTGCCGGCTCGCGGCGAGTTACGCGGAAGTCGTCGACACGGCCCGCACCCTCACCGAAGACCTTGCCGAGGACGAACGGGCGGCGGTCTTCGCGACGACCGCCGAGCGGGTGTACGGACTTCGATAG
- a CDS encoding aldo/keto reductase — protein MRRNRLGSSAVEVTELSFGAAGIGNLFHEVDAAQAAAAVDAAWDEGVRYYDTAPHYGLGLSERRLGEALRHRPRDAYVVSTKVGRVLDPLPPGEPVPDHGLSEGFAVRATHRRRWDFSADGVLRSIEDSLERLGLDRIDIAYLHDPDDHAEEAFRTAYPALEKLRAEGVVGAIGAGMNQTAMLTRFLRDTDVDTVLCAGRYTLLDQSALAELLPEATARGRAVVIGGVFNSGLLADPQPGATYDYAAAPMTLLDRALRMKAVTEAHGVPLRAAALRYPLAHPAVASVLVGTRSPDEMHDAADLLSREIPDAVWDDLRTEGLLTDDPLDEDGR, from the coding sequence ATGCGGCGAAACAGGCTGGGAAGTAGTGCGGTCGAGGTCACCGAACTGTCCTTCGGGGCGGCCGGCATCGGCAATCTCTTCCACGAGGTCGATGCCGCGCAGGCCGCCGCCGCCGTGGACGCCGCCTGGGACGAGGGCGTCCGCTACTACGACACGGCACCGCACTACGGGCTCGGCCTCTCCGAACGCAGGCTCGGCGAGGCCCTGCGCCACCGGCCCCGCGACGCGTACGTGGTGTCCACCAAGGTCGGCCGGGTGCTCGACCCCCTGCCGCCCGGCGAGCCGGTCCCGGACCACGGTCTCTCCGAAGGCTTCGCCGTAAGGGCCACCCACCGACGCCGATGGGACTTCAGCGCCGACGGCGTACTCCGCAGCATCGAGGACAGCCTCGAACGGCTCGGTCTCGACCGGATCGACATCGCCTATCTGCACGACCCGGACGACCACGCCGAGGAAGCCTTTCGCACGGCCTACCCGGCCCTGGAGAAGCTGCGCGCCGAAGGGGTTGTCGGCGCCATCGGCGCCGGCATGAACCAGACCGCGATGCTCACCCGCTTCCTGCGCGACACCGACGTCGACACCGTGCTCTGTGCCGGTCGCTACACCCTCCTCGACCAGTCCGCGCTGGCCGAACTGCTGCCCGAAGCAACTGCCCGCGGTCGCGCGGTCGTCATCGGCGGGGTCTTCAACTCCGGGCTGCTCGCCGACCCGCAGCCCGGTGCGACCTACGACTACGCCGCCGCCCCCATGACCCTGCTGGACCGCGCCCTGCGCATGAAGGCCGTCACGGAGGCACACGGCGTACCGCTGCGCGCCGCCGCGCTGCGGTACCCGCTCGCTCACCCGGCCGTCGCCTCGGTGCTCGTCGGCACCCGCTCGCCGGACGAGATGCACGACGCCGCCGACCTGCTCTCCCGCGAGATCCCGGACGCCGTCTGGGACGACCTGCGCACCGAGGGCCTGCTCACCGACGACCCGCTGGACGAGGACGGACGCTGA
- a CDS encoding Fpg/Nei family DNA glycosylase has translation MPELPEVEALRVFLDENLVGKEIARVLPLAVSVLKTYDPPLTALEGGTVTGVARHGKFLDIGVGPLHLVTHLARAGWLHWKDSFPATPPRPGKGPLALRTVLTGGDGFDLTEAGTTKRLAVYLVRDPAEVPGIARLGPDPLDDAFDRDAFAALLAGERRQIKGALRDQSLIAGIGNAYSDEILHAAKMSPFKLTASLTDDETTRLHTALRTTLQDAVARSSGVAAGKLKSEKKSGLRVHGRAGEPCPVCGDTIREVSFSDSSLQYCPTCQTGGKPLADRRLSKLLK, from the coding sequence ATGCCCGAACTACCGGAGGTCGAGGCCCTGCGGGTCTTCCTCGACGAGAACCTGGTCGGCAAGGAGATCGCCCGCGTCCTGCCGCTCGCCGTCAGCGTGCTCAAGACCTACGACCCACCGCTCACCGCCCTGGAGGGCGGCACCGTCACCGGCGTCGCCCGGCACGGCAAGTTCCTGGACATCGGCGTCGGCCCGCTGCATCTGGTCACCCATCTCGCCCGGGCCGGCTGGCTGCACTGGAAGGACAGCTTCCCCGCCACCCCGCCGCGCCCCGGCAAGGGGCCCCTCGCGCTGCGCACCGTACTCACCGGTGGCGACGGCTTCGACCTCACCGAGGCCGGCACCACCAAGCGCCTCGCCGTGTATCTGGTCCGCGACCCGGCCGAGGTGCCCGGCATCGCCCGGCTGGGGCCCGATCCGCTCGACGACGCCTTCGACCGTGACGCGTTCGCCGCGCTGCTTGCCGGGGAACGCCGTCAGATCAAGGGCGCTCTGCGCGACCAATCGCTCATCGCGGGCATCGGCAACGCCTACAGCGACGAGATCCTGCACGCCGCGAAGATGTCACCGTTCAAACTGACCGCGAGCCTCACCGACGACGAGACCACCCGGCTGCACACCGCGCTGCGCACCACGCTCCAGGACGCCGTGGCGCGCTCCAGCGGAGTGGCGGCCGGAAAACTGAAGTCGGAGAAGAAGAGCGGGCTCCGCGTCCACGGCCGCGCCGGCGAACCCTGCCCGGTCTGTGGGGACACCATCCGCGAGGTCTCGTTCAGCGACTCGTCGCTGCAGTACTGCCCGACCTGCCAGACGGGCGGCAAACCGCTGGCGGACCGCCGGCTGTCCAAGCTGCTCAAATAG
- a CDS encoding L-rhamnose mutarotase, with translation MRIALHTKVRADRIEEYEAAHREVPAELTTAIRAAGATSWTIWRSGTDLFHVIDCADYARLLAELEKLPVNVAWQARMDELLDVAHDYSSDGAAAGLPVAWEL, from the coding sequence ATGAGGATCGCCCTGCACACCAAGGTCCGTGCCGACCGCATCGAGGAGTACGAGGCAGCGCACCGCGAAGTCCCCGCGGAACTCACCACCGCGATCCGGGCGGCGGGCGCCACCTCGTGGACGATCTGGCGCAGCGGCACCGACCTCTTCCACGTCATCGACTGCGCGGACTACGCCCGGCTCCTCGCGGAGCTGGAGAAGCTCCCCGTCAACGTCGCCTGGCAGGCCCGGATGGACGAGCTCCTCGATGTCGCGCACGACTACTCGTCGGACGGCGCCGCCGCCGGTCTCCCCGTCGCCTGGGAGCTGTGA
- a CDS encoding LytTR family DNA-binding domain-containing protein: protein MLRVLAVDDEAPALEELLYLLRADPRIRSAEGATGATEALRRIGGAVDAGPDDPSAIDVVFLDIHMAGLTGLDVAQLLAGFAAPPLIVFVTAHEGFAVHAFDLKAVDYVLKPVRRERLSEAVRRVAEQIGDRSAPAHPTPVHSASVHDTAADQIPVELGGVIRFVPVDDIAYAEAQGDYARLYTASGSHLVRIPLTTLEERWRSRGFVRIHRRHLVSLARIDELRLDAGTMSVRIGTAELAVSRRHTRALRDLLMRRTGR from the coding sequence ATGCTGCGCGTACTGGCCGTCGACGACGAAGCACCCGCCCTGGAGGAGCTGCTCTACCTCCTGCGCGCCGATCCGCGTATCCGCAGCGCCGAGGGCGCCACCGGGGCCACCGAGGCGCTGCGCCGGATCGGCGGCGCCGTCGACGCGGGGCCTGACGACCCGTCCGCCATCGATGTCGTCTTCCTCGACATCCACATGGCGGGCCTCACCGGACTCGATGTCGCCCAGTTGCTGGCCGGGTTCGCCGCGCCCCCGCTCATCGTCTTCGTCACCGCCCACGAAGGCTTCGCCGTCCACGCGTTCGACCTCAAGGCCGTCGACTACGTCCTCAAGCCCGTGCGCCGTGAGCGCCTTTCCGAAGCCGTGCGCCGCGTCGCGGAACAGATCGGCGACCGCTCCGCACCCGCGCACCCCACGCCGGTCCACTCCGCGTCCGTCCACGACACCGCGGCGGACCAGATACCCGTCGAACTCGGCGGGGTCATCCGGTTCGTCCCGGTCGACGACATCGCATACGCCGAAGCCCAGGGCGACTACGCGCGGCTGTACACCGCCAGCGGCAGCCACCTGGTCCGTATTCCCCTCACCACGCTTGAGGAGCGCTGGCGCTCGCGGGGCTTCGTGCGCATCCACCGCCGCCATCTCGTCTCCCTCGCCCGCATCGACGAGCTGCGGCTCGACGCGGGGACCATGAGCGTCCGCATCGGCACCGCCGAGCTCGCCGTGAGCCGACGCCACACCCGCGCGCTGCGCGACCTGCTGATGCGGCGGACCGGCCGCTGA
- a CDS encoding zf-HC2 domain-containing protein, whose amino-acid sequence MSDLRAGSVPDGMRTPEPHRNVGAYALGVLGAADAFRFEEHLAQCSLCEVRAAEFGAVTAVLAEHARRTPPGVDPVVRAGPELMRRAVGAVVAARRRSRRRRLALVAAAVVLAVGGPLVVVGESAGPPGQAQVQRWAAADRSSGLAAVVTTGAKEWGTDVGLEVSRVPLAGVCALVAVGRDGSEETVTTWSVAGPDEDPLSMQGGAALHPAAIDRFEIRAADGRRLLQLTR is encoded by the coding sequence TTGAGTGATTTGCGGGCCGGGTCCGTACCAGACGGCATGCGCACCCCGGAACCTCATCGCAATGTCGGCGCCTACGCACTGGGCGTGCTCGGCGCTGCCGATGCCTTCCGCTTCGAGGAGCATCTGGCCCAGTGTTCCCTGTGCGAAGTCCGGGCGGCAGAGTTCGGTGCGGTGACCGCGGTGCTCGCGGAGCATGCGCGGCGGACGCCGCCGGGGGTGGATCCGGTGGTCCGGGCGGGCCCGGAGCTGATGCGGCGTGCGGTGGGTGCGGTGGTGGCCGCGCGACGCAGGAGCCGCAGGCGGCGGCTGGCGCTGGTGGCGGCCGCGGTGGTCCTCGCGGTGGGCGGTCCGCTCGTGGTGGTCGGTGAATCGGCCGGGCCGCCGGGGCAGGCGCAGGTGCAGCGGTGGGCGGCGGCCGACCGGTCATCGGGGCTGGCGGCCGTGGTGACGACCGGGGCGAAGGAGTGGGGCACGGATGTCGGCCTGGAGGTGTCACGCGTCCCGTTGGCGGGGGTGTGCGCACTGGTCGCGGTGGGGCGGGACGGCAGCGAGGAGACCGTCACCACCTGGTCGGTGGCCGGCCCGGACGAGGATCCGCTGTCGATGCAGGGCGGGGCCGCGTTGCACCCGGCTGCCATCGACCGTTTCGAGATCCGTGCGGCGGACGGACGGCGGCTGCTGCAACTGACCCGCTGA
- a CDS encoding wax ester/triacylglycerol synthase family O-acyltransferase — protein sequence MGTELLAPLDLAFWHLESDAHPMHLGALAVFSPSPAPAPGVDAEAVLQLLGSRAAAIPRLRMRVRDVLLPVGGAAWSVDKDFDVYRHVKRVRLPQGEVDPAGGGFMAGATRLAGELMEQPLERGLPPWQMYVIGGADDGPFAVLVKLHHALADGMRAVAIGAGIFDEIASVGARARGGASTRLARPVPPRSWMPGPRQVAGFALGRIEDLGRAFGVGASVVRASRLDLRGAPALTATSSGTRRLATTDLDAEAVGRIRRIVGGTTNDVLLGIVAGALRRWMLERGDRLPDADPRALVPVSRRRPGGAATTGNRLSAYLLGLPVSEADPWNRLRAVRTAMDRNKAAGPLRGAGAVAVLADQLPSLAHRFGAPLAGSAARMLFDVLVTSVPLPRSALSLGGCPLQAIYPMAPLARGQSLAVALSTYSGRVHIGLVADGKAVPDLERLARCAEDELRELLALMPADQGARLSEDVRL from the coding sequence TTGGGCACTGAGCTACTGGCACCTCTCGATCTGGCGTTCTGGCATCTCGAATCCGATGCGCACCCGATGCATCTCGGCGCGCTCGCCGTCTTCTCGCCTTCCCCCGCCCCCGCGCCCGGCGTCGATGCGGAGGCGGTCCTCCAGCTGCTCGGCAGCCGCGCGGCCGCGATCCCCAGGCTGCGGATGCGGGTACGGGACGTCCTGCTGCCGGTCGGCGGTGCCGCCTGGTCGGTCGACAAGGACTTCGACGTGTACCGGCACGTCAAGCGGGTGCGGCTGCCCCAGGGCGAGGTGGATCCGGCGGGCGGCGGGTTCATGGCCGGGGCCACCCGGCTCGCCGGCGAGCTGATGGAGCAGCCCCTCGAACGCGGGCTGCCGCCCTGGCAGATGTACGTCATCGGCGGTGCCGACGACGGCCCCTTCGCCGTGCTCGTGAAACTGCATCACGCGCTCGCCGACGGGATGCGCGCGGTCGCCATCGGTGCCGGGATCTTCGACGAGATCGCCTCCGTCGGGGCCCGCGCCCGCGGCGGCGCGAGCACCCGCCTGGCGCGCCCGGTCCCGCCCCGCTCCTGGATGCCCGGGCCGCGCCAGGTGGCCGGCTTCGCGCTGGGCCGGATCGAGGATCTCGGCCGGGCGTTCGGTGTCGGCGCTTCCGTCGTACGGGCCAGCCGCCTCGATCTGCGCGGCGCCCCCGCACTCACCGCGACCTCCAGCGGCACCCGGCGACTGGCCACCACCGACCTGGACGCCGAGGCCGTCGGCCGGATCCGCCGGATCGTCGGCGGCACCACCAATGACGTCCTGCTCGGCATCGTCGCCGGGGCGCTCCGCCGCTGGATGCTGGAGCGCGGCGACCGGCTGCCCGATGCCGACCCACGCGCCCTCGTCCCCGTCTCCCGGCGCAGGCCCGGTGGCGCCGCCACCACCGGGAATCGGCTGTCCGCCTATCTGCTGGGCCTCCCCGTCTCCGAGGCCGACCCATGGAACCGGCTGCGCGCCGTCCGTACGGCCATGGACCGCAACAAGGCCGCCGGACCGCTGCGGGGCGCGGGTGCGGTCGCCGTACTCGCCGACCAACTTCCTTCGCTGGCGCACCGCTTCGGGGCCCCGCTGGCGGGCAGCGCGGCCCGGATGCTCTTCGACGTGCTGGTCACCAGCGTGCCCCTGCCGCGCTCGGCGCTCTCGCTCGGTGGTTGCCCGCTGCAGGCCATCTATCCGATGGCGCCGCTGGCCCGGGGCCAGTCCCTGGCGGTCGCCCTGTCCACGTACAGCGGCCGGGTGCACATCGGTCTGGTCGCCGACGGCAAAGCGGTCCCGGACCTGGAGCGGCTGGCCCGCTGCGCCGAGGACGAGCTGCGCGAGCTGCTCGCCCTGATGCCGGCGGACCAGGGGGCTCGCTTGTCGGAAGACGTCCGCCTATAG